TCTGGACCTGCTGACAAACCTCCAAGGAGGTCCCAAGGATGAGCAGCAGATCCGCCATAGGGAAATCAACCACATGCAGCAGGAACCTCTGGGGAAGTGCCTCCCCAAAGAACACAATGTCGGGTTTCACGACGCCAGTGCAGACCGGGCAGCGGGGAATCCTGTCCACGGACACGTCAGCCTGTGTGACAGACACAGAAAATGGGCCGAGGACGATGTCACAACACACTTTAAAAGCTGGCTCTctcgggttgcctgggtggctcagtgggttaagcctctgcctttggctcaggtcatgatcccagggtcctaggatccagtcctgcactgggctctctgctcagcaggaagcctccttccccccaccgcccctttacctctctgcctacttgtgatctctctctctgtcaaataaataaataaaatctttttaaaaagattttatttatttatttgacagacagagatcacaggtaggcagagaggcaggcagagagagaggaggaagcaggctccccgctgagcagagagcccgacataaGGCTCGATCCCCAGGagcctgagctcatgacctgagccaaaggcagaggcttaacccactgagccacccaggcgcccctaaataaaatcttaaaaaaaaaaaaaaagagttggttcttaATATCGAGGgaaacagaatgagagagagagaggcaaaccaagaaacactctTAACTAACAATATGAGAACAAACTCTTGGCGactagaggggaggggggcacgGGACGAGCTGACtgggggatggggacagaggagggcaCTGCGGTGACGAGCACCGGCGGACATATGGGTGTGTGAGTCACtcaactgtacacctgaaacgaacACAACAGTGTATGTTACATAACTAGGacttaagtaaaaacttaaaaaaaaaaaagattgccttTACTAAGAAATTTTCAAACATTCACAACAACTGAATAATGAACCCAGCTTTGGCATTTACTGACATTTTGCCCATTTTGATTCACAGAGCACCCTAAAACTGGGGGCCGGGTGGAGTACTCGGGAGCAGGTCCTGAAGGCACAGGACATGCTGCAAGTGTCACACGAAGCTGTGCACCTGGGGCAGTTATTAGAGCCGTTCAGATGCCAAGGAAATACTGAGTAGATGACAGCCCTCAGGAGGTACTCTACAGGCATGTACCCTCCACTAGGCATAATTCAATGTGAAAGGTGATATAAAATTTGTCCCCAACTTTAGCTAAAGCGATCATGCATCGTCCTAGGCCTGGCAGACATTCAGGCTGAAGCTCTAAGGACCATTACGACAGACCACTTACCCGCAGGCCATGGGAAGGTGGACACAAACCATCACTACACCCTAAGATGCCTGCGTTGATGTGCTGGGCTGGGTTTCAGAGGACACAGCCCAAGAAAGAGGACTCCAGTTTCCTAAGACAAAACTTCCTGGCCTCAGCTTAGCAAGCTGAGCCCAGCCAGAACCAGCAGAGACAGCCAACCAAAGAGTCTACTCAAAGACTTCAGATACTATCAGATACAGATTAAGGAGAAATAATGTTGagtgctttaaaacaaaataagacagcTTTGAAACATCTGATGGggatagaaaactataaaaaataatgtagtggatttgaaaaagaaccaaagagaacTTCCAGTAATAAAAAGTACCAAAAAttaggaaggcacttgtgatgagcactgggtactgtACGTagatgatgaatcactaaattttacccctAAAACCACTACTACACTATACATTAACTaactagtttttaaataaaaatttagaagaaaaaaatggggccAGTAATTCAGACCTGGAAATGAGCCTACTGCTGATTGAGGTTTTGCATCTCATTAAATcttatccaaacaaacaaacaaaaagaaagaagaattagcACTCAATGGAAGAGCTTTACTCTGAACAACAGAATAGAAGGTTGATAAACTGGAAAACAGATCAAAAGACATTATTCACAATACAGCATAGAGAAGAAAGCCAGAATACACATAAAAGCCACAGGTGGGAGCCTGAGAGGGTCTCGTGGGAGTTTAAGTTCcacaaggaaagagagggagtgggagaggcaatGGTCAATGGGTCTTTCCAGCAATGACGAAAGGTCTCAAACCACAGATTCAGAAAGCCCTACAAATTTACAGCAGAATAAGTAAACAAAAGGAAATCCATaaggagagagaccacagtaaAAGTGCAAAAccccaaagacagagagaagaggttACAAAGGTGCAAAGAACAGACAGTGACAGACTGATCCTAAGTTTATAAGGAAAGACCAGAATACCCAACACACAGAATGATGGAGAAGATGTCAAGACTTAgtataaaggggcacctgggtgactcagtgagttaaggcctctgcgaaaagctcaggtcatgatcccagggtcctgggatcgagccccgcatcaggctttctgctcagtagggagcctgcttcctttcctctctctctctctctgcctgcttctctgcctacttgggatctctgtctgacaaactttggaaaaaaaaaaaaagacttaatataAAAAGCTACAGGACTCAGGACTGTGGCAGGACTGTAAGAACAGGTGAAAATACCAGTGGGACacaagagagcctaaaagtagacGTgcacagtcaactgatctttgacaaaggagcaaatctcatctcttcaacaaatggtgctggacgttatgaaaattaataataaagggAGACCTTGCTAATGTGGATTCAGGAGGCTGGAAGGAACCCTACTACTCACCACCAATCACATGAAGAATTGTGAATTACAGACCCAACAGAAGAACCCTCAACAGCAAAGAACCATCAAGGCAGGTCCCAACAGGGGAAGATGTGTACCACCGTCTACAACAAGTCAACCATCCAGTGACAGCAAGCAAGACGCCATCTTTCCCCTGCCCTGCTTCTCCAGCCCCTCCcaactccctccctcctctccgtcaaatgttcctctcctttgttttttgGACTTGCCTAGTTTTGCTGTAGCTTGCTTGCCCCAAACTGCGTTTTTCTACTGTTCCCGAATAGTCCATTTTGCTGAAGGCAGATTTGCTTTTCAGGAAAACGTGACTTGGTGTCAGAAGTGGGATGCAGGTGCTGCCCGGCGGTTCTGAGGCCGCGAGCGAGCAGGTGCCAGGCCCCACAGACCGAGTCGGGCTCGCGGCTCTCCCACCGAGCCTGGGGTCGAGGGTGAGCTCTCTCCTGGGCTGTGTTGTGAGCTCTCCAGGCGTTATCCGAGACCTTTAGACGGCACTGTCCTTTCTCGGAGTCCTCGCTTGACCTTGGGTCCGACGCCTTCCTAGAGCCAGGCTGCTCCTACCGGACTGTACTGTTTGGAAAGTTTTCTCTTCCCCCTAGGGAAAAGCCTCTCGGAGAGGAGGTCCCGGGGATCAAACGCTTGGAGGACACCACTGCCCCCACACTCCCACACTTCTGGAGCCCCAGCTTGCTCTAGGTTTCAAAACTGTGGTCCCTCCTCACGTGCATTCTTAACTCAATGGACGGACTCCACCAAAAGTAATTTACAGCTTCGATGGCCATGATGGGGAACCTGCCATCTCCCCAAATCCACTCTTCTCACAACTGAATCCGACAGCCGTGTTATTTTAGTTGGTACCTTGAGGCTTCCAAACACTTTAGGGTTCAAAGTTTTCTCCCTTCTTTGGTTCGTTAACTTAGAAACAGCATTTTCCAAAGAGGCAAACAACTGAAAGAAGTCAACGCGGCCTCTGAGTCcggccctccccacctcctttgtCTCCGGCAGGTCTTGCGCTCCGGTCCTGCCTCTGGAGCCGTTTTCCTCTTCCCTCGGCACAGTCCCCACCTCCTTCTACCCATCGCTCATTCTAACCCTCTGCTGAGCCTCCCTTTACCTCCAGACCTCTCCCCACCCGCCTCCTCCGTCTCCTGAACCTGTTCACACCGGCCGCTTCTGAAGTTCACTCTGCTGGGGCCCAGGTGAACACTAGGTTGCTCGTGTTGCCTGGACCAAGGCTCAATTTCGAGCCATATTGCAAGAGTGTCCTAAAGTGACTGAGGACCCCCAGAATTTGCTGAAGAACGTAACACGGTCGTTCAAACTTCCTGATCTGATTTCTCAGATTTATGTCGATGGGTCCATATGCTTGCCGGTGAGGGTCAGGCCAAACGCTGGATAAAACCAGCCCAATGAGAGCACCCTGAAAGGGATTTAGAGAAACAGATGTCTGAGTTTGGGCAAGGTACCAGAACACTCGCTGGAAATCTCCAGATGTTGGGGAAGGTCATCAAAGAGGTGTGACCCCCAGTTGACCTGTGACCTGGACCCCAGCACTTGGAAGCTCCTCACTCCGTTCCTGCATCCTCGGACCCTGGGTTCCCTTTGTgtgtccccccacacccccgcagAGGCTGCTCCAAGGACGCGGCCTTGAGaaggtgatgtggtgtggtctTGAGAACATGTGCAGAGTAGACAGGGCTGAGCCCACTTACGGCCTCTTCATGAACTTTTCAAGATTTGGAGTCAGATGTGGGGATCCAGCCGTCCCGCTGCTGCCCGGGACAAGCCCTGCATGTCAGTTCCCTTGATGACTAGAACGGACACCTACGAACCTGGAGTGGCCGCCTCCTCGGTCTGTCCCTGCCCTCCGCCAATGGGGGGCAGATTTGGGATCGTACCCAGGAGCTCCCGAGAGGGCTGCAAGCAACATCGAGCAATTACAGGACCCTTTTCTGAGCCTGCTGACTGGAACAGACTCAGGCTTCCTCAGAGAAGCCCGATGAACCTGTTCATGACCATCACGAGCGACTCCACGTTGTCCTCAAAGAGAATTCTTCCTCTCGATGCTAAATCCACCCAGGTAGCCTTTAACCCCATTACTAACGAGCCGAACCATCATCTCATAGGAAACCTTGTCCACTCCAGACTTAGTTAACTTGGAAAACCAGCTCGCTGGCATCCTAGATGACTCACCTAAAAGAAAGACCACGACCACTCTCAATTTTCACCTCCAGCAAATTCGGCCCCTAAACAACCagcccccgacccccaccccttGATGCTATTACACAGGGCCAGGGCAGGAGCTGGCAATGACTCTTCAGAGGTAACAACAAAGGCACAATTCATGGAAGAACAGTATGTTAgacctcattaaaattaaaaaccctgCTTTGTGAAAGACACTGTCAAGAAAGTGGGAAGacaatatttacaaaagacatctgataaaggactgttatccataatacaaaaaaagttcttaaaactCCACAATAAGAAAATGAGCAACTGTGTTAAAAAATCGGCCAAAGACCCGAATAGACAGCTCACCAGCGAAGATGTACAGACAGCAAACAAGCATCTAAAAAGCTTCTCCACATAGCATGTCCTCATGGAACTGTACACGAGAGCAAACAGGACCCCCACCCGCCTACCACCACAGCCAAAGTCTAAAACACGGACAATACCAAACGCTGCTCCCACTCGCTGCCGGCAGAAATGCAAAGTGGGGGAGCCACGTCAGAAGGCACTAAACACGCTCTCActtggtatttaccaaaagagCCGAAAACTCACGTCCACACAAAAGCCTGCATGGGGAGGTTTACAGCAGCTTtgttcataactgccaaaacacGGAAgcagccaagatgcccttcggtAGATGAGCAGATAACTGCCGTCATCCGGACAAGGGAGTACTATTCAGCACCAGAAGTGGTGGTCTGCGAAGCCATGAAAAGACGTGGAGGCGTCTTGAAGGCATCGGACCGAGCAGAGGAAATGGGACTGACCAGGCGGCACGCATAGTTCCAGGTCGGAACTTCTGAGAAGGGCCAGTGTTCGCCAGGGGCTGTTGGGAGGGTTGACTGGTTGGAGCACAGAGCTTTCCTCTGTggtgatgagaatgttctggaatcagaGAGAGGCGGTGGTGGCCGGACACGGGGAGCGTATCAAGAAGTGCCGACAAACTCTGCACTGTCAGACGCTAATCTGACGCTTCTGTGAGTCTgacctcattaaaaaataaaagacagggtCCTATGCCTCAGCAATATTTCagagtttcatctttttttttttttcagagtttcatCTTTATTTAAGATTTTCCAGTCTATCCTGTTCTGCCTGAAGAAACCCATCCTACAGAACTAGCCCCAGACGGACACAGGATCCAAGCACAAGTGTCATAGATGCATTGTTCCTAAGAGCAAAAATCACAAACATCAGAAAATACCCCACAGTAGGTAAAGGGCTAAATTTAATATAAGTCACTAAAAACAGCAAGCAGACCTGTACTTACTGACACAAGATATCCATACAATTTTGTTCTGTAACAAAGCGGTTTGTAGAATATTAAACTTAACAATCCTATTACTGGGGGGTCTgcatgcctcagtcagttaagtctctgactcttggtttcagctcgggtcataatctcagggtcatgggatccagccgcacattgggctctgccctcagggggagtctgctgaggattctctctccttctctctctcaaataaataaatttttaaaattcttagtaaTCCTATTACTAAAAACAGTATAGTCACTCTATGGTGTAGGTACACTGATACGGCCAAGTatgtttggcattttttttttaaggcttggAGCCTTATACATCAAACCGTTACAAGTGGGCTATAGGAAGAGTTGGAAGGGAGATACGTTTTCCCCTCCACGTTTCTTAATGTTTTACAAGTGTGTATTacttttccaatttaaaaataaagaaaaatgtttcacaCCATTACTGTTGTCCTTCCAAGATGACGCTTATAAAATGCCACTTTTCCCATACTCCCACCACGAagtgcaggagagagagaaggggcagcagGACAACTCACCCAAATGTCCTTCCCCGGAGAGGGCCTTCGGCAGACGGTGCACGTGGCAGAGGCAAAGGATCCATGAGCTTCAACCAGCTTCGAGGCAGGGATGCCAGACACTGAAATTCAAACCACAGCTAAGAGCCGCCAGCTCCAGGGTGAGCTCTCAGCCAGGAGGCCCTTGCTGGAGTCCCAGCTGTCAGTGCAAGCCTGGGGTCGCCACCTCCACCCCCTGAAGATAACGTCCCCCTGAGCGGAGGAAGCGCAGGGATGAGGGCTCCCAGGTGGAGCCAAACCATGGTTAAACAAAGCCTGTCGACAGGTTTGATCTAAGTGCAGATAAGATTACATCTGATACCTAGGAAGACACTTTCTACTCTCCAGACACCAAGGAAAAGTGAAAAAGCTAtataggggtgtctggatggctcagtcactgagcatctgactcttgatttcggctcaggtctcggtctcagggtcctgggatcgagccccgaggcAGGCAGGCCCCACGCTCAGAGGAGGGTCTGctggagatgctctctctccctctccctctgctcctccccccacggGCACATGTGCGcaggctctcactctctctccaataaataaatcttaaaattaggaacaaaacaaaacagaaaacgaCACGAAGACAGtaagtttcaaaaaaatataaaacctgtagagcacccaccccaccccagccggCCCCGTCTGTCTTCCCTGCACCGGGAGCAGCTCTCCTGCCGCACCCTCTCATCCTGCGCCGAGGTCGTCCCCAGCCTCTTCCTGGCCAGGAGCGCCTGCCAGCTGTGGAGCCCACTGCTGACTGCGGCGGCACTAAGCCCCCCGGGGACGCTGACCGAGAAGAGCCTCAGAGGCAGCGCCACAGCCCCGACCTCCCTTCGTCCCCCCGCAGCTTCTGAACCACACGGTCTCACGGGACCTCCGCACACTGGCAGAGGCTCCCGCGGTCGGCGCCGCCGGCTCTGGGGCTGAAGTGGGCCTGCGCTCAGAAGCCTCGTCCCTGGCTGGGCTAGGAAGCCTCCTCCGAAGCAACAGCTCTTCTCCCACACCGTTCTGGGCTTTGCCCTCTCAGAGGGACAGCGGCCTTTCTCATCCTCTTCGCCACGTGAAGGAGCCGCCTCCACCTCCCGTAGGTTTTTGTCCCGCATCCTGTCTGCCCCGTATGTTCCTTCTCCTAACCCTCCCCAGGCAGCCTGGGGAACGTGGTCGGCTCAGGgtttgacagaggaagacaaataaatACTGTACTAACAAGAGGAAAAGCTGTAGAAAAACAGAGGTACCTTATAATGACAGTTACCTGTTCCCACGGTCGGCTTTGGAGCTGTGAGGGGCAGACAGTCCCAGCTGCGGTGGCTTCCTACTGTCCCCATTACTGTCCTACATCTCCACATGCGAAAGCCCACGGCCACACGCTCCCACCTTCCCACAAGGCCTGTCCTGCCGCAGCTCCAGAAGGAGAGGTCATCCCCATGGGTGTTCGTGGCTGCTAAGTGCAGTCCAGGCCACTCCGGTTTTCAAACCACCGGGTGTCCGCGGCGCAGCCCAGCCGCTGCTGGCTCGCAGCACCCGTCAGCGCTGCCGCCAGGAGAGAAAGGCTCGGCCAGTGCCTCCCGCGATGCACAGTCGGCGTCGGGACCACCCGTGAGTCACTGGTCAGGGCCGCTACCGGGGCTGGCAGGACATCGCTATACAAACAGTCTGCTAATACTACGCCAGGAGTGGTCATCTCTTCGTGACCGTGACATCGTAGTTCTGTTTTAAAGGTCTTTACCTTCTCCAGATACCCAGTGAAGTACTTACAGGCTGTTTACAGGTCACGTTCATGACATCACGGACAGACGCGCTTCGACATAACTGGGGCTGGGGGGGCGGCAAGACACAGACAAAGGAAGGACCAGCTAGGACGAGGGCGTGAGGGTTCACCACAGTCCTCTACTTGTATGTGCTCGAAAAAGCTCATAAttaatttcttgaaaaagaaatcattgtATCAGATTAGCTGAACTAGAGGCTCCCAATGTCAACTTTAACTCTTTCCGAAACTCACAGCCTATCCAGTAGGCCGGGACATCGGGTCCACCAGTGAGATCTccacagtaacttttttttttttttaaatttttattttttttttttaaagattttatttatttatttgtcagagagagaaagagaaaacgcgcaagcgcacaggcagacagagaggcagagggaggagcaggctccctacagaacaaggagcccgatgcgggactcgatcccaggacgctgggatcatgacctgagccgaaggcagctgcctaatgaactgagccacccaggcgcccctccccagtgACTCTTAAACACACGGGGCCTTTTTGTCAGGGACGAAGGCGTAACTAGTGGGCTTGAAATCAGAGACGGGGTAAGCACTGCCTGGAAGCATGTGAGCAGGTGGAGACGGCGGAGGGCTCACCTCTCTCCAGCCCATCGATGTTCTGCGTGTAGAGCCGCAGAAGAAGGCCCTTGTCGTGCAGCAGTCGGAGGAAGTAGTGTATGATGTTGGGCCTGTAGTTCCTGAGGTACAGCTCCTTGGCCAAAGTGAAAAAGGGCTTGGGGTTGTGAGAGAAGAAAGCGAGCTCGAAAACGGCCTCGGGGTACGGGAGGTCGTACTGCTGCAGGTTACTGTAGAGGCCACTCCCGGGAGACCTGCAGAAAGGAGCAAGAAGCTCTGAGCCCAGAGCAAGAGGGTGGGGCCAGGAggcagcccagggcccagggaagaGCCGGCGCGGCAGGGCACCTGAAGTCCGGAATGCCGCTGGGCGTACTGATGCCGGCGCCCACCATGACCACCACCCTCCGGCAGGCTCTGGCTTGGATCAGCTCCGCTATGTCCTGCAGAAAaagcttctccttcctcctgctgcctcctcttCCAAACACGCTCGAGGCA
The genomic region above belongs to Neovison vison isolate M4711 chromosome 7, ASM_NN_V1, whole genome shotgun sequence and contains:
- the SIRT3 gene encoding NAD-dependent protein deacetylase sirtuin-3, mitochondrial isoform X1, which translates into the protein MRRSQGPQLLGNRSVGEGIIIIDLMPPRTGWRSFSTEVRDVLGEGHQGPSPGRTDMVATSLWGVRMVPGAVGLAVLNPGIAGGRRPISFSAGASSVFGRGGSRRKEKLFLQDIAELIQARACRRVVVMVGAGISTPSGIPDFRSPGSGLYSNLQQYDLPYPEAVFELAFFSHNPKPFFTLAKELYLRNYRPNIIHYFLRLLHDKGLLLRLYTQNIDGLERVSGIPASKLVEAHGSFASATCTVCRRPSPGKDIWADVSVDRIPRCPVCTGVVKPDIVFFGEALPQRFLLHVVDFPMADLLLILGTSLEVEPFASLSEAVRSSVPRLLINRDLVGPFAWRPRGTDVVQLGDVVQGVERLVELLGWTEELQELVQQETDKLHGQDR
- the SIRT3 gene encoding NAD-dependent protein deacetylase sirtuin-3, mitochondrial isoform X2, with product MAWWARPALSAFRAWGPAGWRSFSTEVRDVLGEGHQGPSPGRTDMVATSLWGVRMVPGAVGLAVLNPGIAGGRRPISFSAGASSVFGRGGSRRKEKLFLQDIAELIQARACRRVVVMVGAGISTPSGIPDFRSPGSGLYSNLQQYDLPYPEAVFELAFFSHNPKPFFTLAKELYLRNYRPNIIHYFLRLLHDKGLLLRLYTQNIDGLERVSGIPASKLVEAHGSFASATCTVCRRPSPGKDIWADVSVDRIPRCPVCTGVVKPDIVFFGEALPQRFLLHVVDFPMADLLLILGTSLEVEPFASLSEAVRSSVPRLLINRDLVGPFAWRPRGTDVVQLGDVVQGVERLVELLGWTEELQELVQQETDKLHGQDR
- the SIRT3 gene encoding NAD-dependent protein deacetylase sirtuin-3, mitochondrial isoform X5; this translates as MRRSQGPQLLGNRSVGEGIIIIDLMPPRTGWRSFSTEVRDVLGEGHQGPSPGRTDMVATSLWGVRMVPGAVGLAVLNPGIAGGRRPISFSAGASSVFGRGGSRRKEKLFLQDIAELIQARACRRVVVMVGAGISTPSGIPDFRSPGSGLYSNLQQYDLPYPEAVFELAFFSHNPKPFFTLAKELYLRNYRPNIIHYFLRLLHDKGLLLRLYTQNIDGLERVSGIPASKLVEAHGSFASATCTVCRRPSPGKDIWADVSVDRIPRCPVCTGVVKPDIVFFGEALPQRFLLHVVDFPMADLLLILGTSLELHGQDR
- the SIRT3 gene encoding NAD-dependent protein deacetylase sirtuin-3, mitochondrial isoform X6; its protein translation is MVGAGISTPSGIPDFRSPGSGLYSNLQQYDLPYPEAVFELAFFSHNPKPFFTLAKELYLRNYRPNIIHYFLRLLHDKGLLLRLYTQNIDGLERVSGIPASKLVEAHGSFASATCTVCRRPSPGKDIWADVSVDRIPRCPVCTGVVKPDIVFFGEALPQRFLLHVVDFPMADLLLILGTSLEVEPFASLSEAVRSSVPRLLINRDLVGPFAWRPRGTDVVQLGDVVQGVERLVELLGWTEELQELVQQETDKLHGQDR
- the SIRT3 gene encoding NAD-dependent protein deacetylase sirtuin-3, mitochondrial isoform X4, with product MAWWARPALSAFRAWGPAGGRRPISFSAGASSVFGRGGSRRKEKLFLQDIAELIQARACRRVVVMVGAGISTPSGIPDFRSPGSGLYSNLQQYDLPYPEAVFELAFFSHNPKPFFTLAKELYLRNYRPNIIHYFLRLLHDKGLLLRLYTQNIDGLERVSGIPASKLVEAHGSFASATCTVCRRPSPGKDIWADVSVDRIPRCPVCTGVVKPDIVFFGEALPQRFLLHVVDFPMADLLLILGTSLEVEPFASLSEAVRSSVPRLLINRDLVGPFAWRPRGTDVVQLGDVVQGVERLVELLGWTEELQELVQQETDKLHGQDR